A window from Citrobacter amalonaticus encodes these proteins:
- a CDS encoding methyltransferase family protein: MKQINVRLAKLRSRFPPPVILLIFVVGDCLTANPRFTFGLVTQVLSLAIAAVSLGIILTTAWHMHVSRTTLNPLQADKTTTLVTHGCYAWSRNPIYLGLIGVQFAVALWMGSLPGMIAVPLFMLAVARLHIDFEEFELHKRFGAQWEHYTKQVRRWL, from the coding sequence ATGAAACAGATCAATGTGCGTCTCGCAAAACTCAGAAGTCGGTTTCCGCCGCCGGTCATTTTGTTAATCTTTGTGGTCGGGGATTGTTTGACCGCAAATCCGCGTTTTACCTTTGGCCTGGTCACCCAAGTGCTGAGTCTGGCGATTGCTGCAGTCAGTCTTGGCATCATTCTGACGACCGCGTGGCACATGCATGTGAGTCGCACTACCCTCAATCCACTACAGGCGGATAAAACAACGACGCTGGTTACGCACGGATGTTATGCCTGGAGTCGAAATCCTATTTATCTTGGACTGATCGGTGTGCAATTTGCCGTTGCGCTCTGGATGGGCAGTCTGCCTGGCATGATTGCCGTGCCGCTCTTTATGCTGGCGGTGGCCCGGTTGCATATCGATTTTGAAGAGTTCGAGTTACATAAGCGTTTTGGTGCACAGTGGGAGCACTACACTAAACAGGTTCGCCGCTGGCTATAA
- a CDS encoding nucleoside deaminase: MDDIIQLESYMRHAIREAEESLREGNKGFGAVIIKDGEIIASAHDGEETESDPTSHAEINAIKLAGKKIGKDLSGCLLLTTSEPCPMCAFAIAWSGIKEIAFGYSIQDALAQGRRRILFLCTEAFDKAGMDITVHKGILQRECATLYRADVRNEINRLRSATDDDLRALNADSIARRTAWFCENSAILRAEHSNLLEAAHRLLVSRFHTTVDEMPVVARSEKQITFHSMNFCPTLEACKILRLDTRHVCKLLNEDSTNRLVKNIDRRLRFSRNYANLRPYTPFCEEFISLED; the protein is encoded by the coding sequence ATGGATGATATTATTCAACTTGAATCCTATATGCGCCACGCCATTCGTGAAGCGGAAGAAAGTCTGCGTGAAGGAAATAAAGGTTTTGGCGCAGTCATCATCAAGGATGGGGAAATCATTGCCTCTGCGCATGATGGTGAGGAAACAGAATCAGACCCGACATCGCACGCGGAAATTAATGCCATTAAACTCGCCGGGAAAAAGATCGGCAAAGATTTATCCGGTTGTCTTCTTCTCACAACCAGTGAACCCTGTCCGATGTGTGCCTTCGCCATTGCGTGGTCAGGTATCAAAGAGATAGCCTTTGGATACTCTATTCAGGATGCGCTGGCCCAGGGGCGGCGGCGGATTTTATTCCTTTGTACTGAAGCGTTTGATAAAGCAGGAATGGATATTACCGTACATAAAGGTATTCTTCAGCGAGAATGCGCAACTCTTTATCGCGCGGATGTTCGAAATGAAATCAATAGACTACGTTCGGCGACCGATGACGATCTTAGGGCGCTGAATGCCGATTCCATTGCGCGTCGAACGGCCTGGTTCTGTGAGAATAGCGCGATACTGCGTGCTGAACACAGCAATCTGTTAGAAGCGGCCCATCGCTTGCTGGTAAGTCGATTTCACACCACAGTTGATGAAATGCCTGTGGTGGCGAGAAGTGAAAAACAGATCACGTTCCATTCCATGAATTTCTGTCCAACGCTGGAGGCGTGCAAAATATTACGTCTGGATACACGGCACGTGTGTAAACTCCTGAATGAAGATTCCACAAACAGGCTGGTCAAAAATATTGACCGCAGACTTCGCTTCTCGCGGAATTACGCGAATCTGCGTCCCTATACGCCTTTTTGCGAAGAATTTATCTCACTTGAAGATTGA
- the preA gene encoding NAD-dependent dihydropyrimidine dehydrogenase subunit PreA: protein MLTKDLSITFCGVKFLNPFCLSSSPVGNCYEMCAKAYDSGWGGIVFKTIGFFIANEVSPRFDHLIKEDTGFIGFKNMEQIAEHPLAENLAAIRRLKQDYPDKVLIASIMGENEQQWQDLARLVEEAGADMIECNFSCPQMTSHAMGSDVGQSPELVEKYCQAVKRGSSLPMLAKMTPNIGDMCEVALAAKRGGADGIAAINTVKSITNIDLKRKLGLPVVNGKSSISGYSGKAVKPIALRFIQQLRTHPELKDFPISGIGGIETWEDAAEFLLLGAATLQVTTGIMQYGYRIVEDMISGLSHYLNDQGFDSLDEMVGLANANIVPAEDLDRSYIVYPHINQEKCVGCGRCYISCFDGGHQAMEWNEQTRTPHCNTEKCVGCLLCGHVCPVACISLGEVVFKPGEKAHSVTL from the coding sequence ATGCTAACCAAAGATCTCTCTATTACCTTCTGCGGCGTGAAGTTTCTCAATCCGTTCTGCCTCTCTTCTTCCCCGGTCGGCAATTGCTATGAGATGTGCGCTAAAGCCTACGATAGCGGCTGGGGCGGCATCGTTTTTAAAACCATCGGTTTCTTTATCGCCAACGAAGTTTCTCCCCGCTTCGACCATCTGATTAAAGAAGACACCGGGTTTATCGGCTTTAAAAACATGGAGCAGATTGCTGAGCACCCGCTGGCAGAAAATCTTGCGGCGATTCGTCGGCTCAAACAAGATTACCCGGATAAGGTGCTGATCGCCTCGATCATGGGGGAAAATGAGCAGCAGTGGCAGGATCTGGCGCGTCTGGTCGAAGAGGCTGGCGCGGATATGATTGAATGCAACTTCTCCTGTCCGCAGATGACCTCTCACGCCATGGGGAGCGATGTGGGGCAAAGTCCTGAACTGGTGGAGAAATATTGCCAGGCGGTGAAACGCGGCTCTTCTCTGCCGATGCTCGCTAAAATGACGCCCAATATCGGCGATATGTGCGAGGTTGCGCTGGCGGCGAAACGCGGTGGTGCCGATGGTATTGCCGCCATCAACACCGTCAAGTCAATTACCAATATTGACCTCAAGCGTAAATTGGGTCTGCCAGTCGTCAACGGCAAATCCAGTATTTCGGGCTATTCAGGTAAAGCGGTGAAACCGATTGCCCTGCGCTTCATTCAGCAGCTACGCACCCATCCTGAGCTGAAAGATTTTCCGATTAGCGGTATCGGTGGAATTGAAACCTGGGAAGATGCTGCCGAGTTCTTGCTGCTGGGCGCCGCAACACTTCAGGTGACAACCGGCATCATGCAGTACGGTTATCGCATTGTTGAAGATATGATCAGCGGCTTGTCGCACTATCTTAACGATCAGGGTTTCGACTCGCTGGATGAGATGGTGGGGCTGGCAAATGCCAATATCGTTCCGGCAGAAGATCTCGACCGCAGTTATATCGTTTACCCGCATATTAATCAGGAAAAATGCGTCGGCTGCGGTCGTTGCTACATTTCCTGCTTCGACGGTGGTCATCAGGCGATGGAGTGGAACGAACAGACGCGGACCCCGCACTGCAATACCGAAAAATGCGTCGGCTGCCTGCTGTGCGGCCATGTTTGCCCGGTCGCGTGTATCAGCCTCGGAGAGGTAGTATTCAAACCTGGCGAAAAAGCGCATTCGGTCACCCTTTAA
- a CDS encoding amino acid ABC transporter permease, with protein sequence MTGFRWEIIQEYAPLFMEGAWMTIKCTIICVCLGTLWGLTLGLGRMAKAEHGFWKYALRYFVQYPVRFYVSAFRGTPLFVQIMVVHFALVPLFINPRDGILVTSGLMSADFARELRSGYGAFLSCIVAITLNAGAYVSEIFRAGIQSIDPGQMEASRALGMPWWKTMRKVILPQAFRRILPPLGNNAIAIVKDSSLASAIGLADLAYAARTVSGAYATYWEPYLTISLVYWVLTFLLAQLVNRLEKRFGKSDPH encoded by the coding sequence ATGACGGGATTTCGTTGGGAAATCATCCAGGAGTATGCGCCATTATTTATGGAAGGCGCGTGGATGACCATAAAATGCACCATCATCTGTGTCTGTCTTGGCACACTCTGGGGGCTGACGCTGGGGCTGGGCCGCATGGCGAAAGCCGAGCACGGTTTCTGGAAATACGCACTCCGCTATTTTGTTCAATATCCCGTTCGTTTCTACGTCAGCGCCTTTCGCGGAACGCCACTGTTTGTTCAGATCATGGTCGTCCATTTTGCGCTGGTACCGCTGTTCATCAATCCCCGTGACGGAATTCTGGTCACCAGCGGGCTGATGAGCGCCGATTTTGCCCGCGAATTGCGCTCGGGCTACGGGGCTTTCTTATCCTGTATTGTGGCGATCACGCTGAATGCCGGGGCTTATGTTTCTGAGATCTTCCGCGCGGGGATCCAGTCGATTGACCCTGGTCAGATGGAGGCCTCGCGAGCGCTGGGGATGCCGTGGTGGAAAACCATGCGCAAAGTCATTCTGCCTCAGGCTTTTCGCCGTATTCTTCCACCGTTGGGCAATAACGCCATTGCGATTGTCAAAGATTCCTCACTCGCCTCGGCGATCGGTCTTGCCGATTTGGCCTACGCGGCGCGTACGGTTTCAGGCGCTTACGCCACCTACTGGGAACCCTACCTGACCATTTCACTGGTGTACTGGGTACTCACCTTCCTGCTGGCGCAGCTGGTTAACCGTCTGGAAAAAAGGTTTGGTAAAAGTGATCCACATTAA
- a CDS encoding zinc ribbon domain-containing protein — MSQQEQFCHACGMPLSAPDAKGASDKYCAYCSDAEGNLKPWDDAVSGLAGFLDSWQKVGPEESRKRAIRYLTSMPAWAHKADD, encoded by the coding sequence ATGTCACAGCAAGAACAGTTTTGCCATGCCTGCGGAATGCCACTTTCCGCACCCGATGCCAAAGGGGCGAGCGATAAATACTGTGCCTATTGCAGCGATGCCGAAGGCAATCTGAAGCCCTGGGATGACGCCGTTTCCGGTCTGGCAGGATTTCTGGATTCCTGGCAAAAAGTGGGCCCTGAGGAGTCACGTAAGCGCGCAATCCGTTACCTGACATCCATGCCTGCCTGGGCACACAAAGCAGACGACTAA
- a CDS encoding NAD(P)-dependent oxidoreductase: MSQRDYLDELIPGFTPLLAIKEASRCLLCHDAPCSRSCPAETDPGKFIRSVYFRNFKGAAETIRENNALGAVCARVCPTEKLCQHGCSRSGIDKPIDIARLQRFVTDFERQTQMQIYQPGRKDKGKVAIVGAGPAGLQASVTLCNLGYDVTVFEKTAQPGGWLRHGIPEFRLPQSVLDAEIARITEMGVTIRCGCEIGNTVTLEALKAEYHAVLLTVGLSKGMSLPLFNDAGTAEIAVDFLKRARGKAGGISVPQSALVIGGGDVAMDVASTLKILGCESVTCVAREELAEFPASEKEFTTTQALGVSIIDGFTPTAVDGNKVTFRHVRLPGELSLTAEKIILAVGQHAGLEAFSGIRVQRNTVDTQHYQTAVPGLFAAGDIVQGDKTVVYAVKTGKEAAQAIHHYLEEASSC, encoded by the coding sequence ATGTCGCAACGAGACTACCTTGATGAACTGATTCCTGGCTTCACGCCCTTGTTGGCTATCAAAGAAGCTTCCCGCTGTTTGCTGTGTCACGACGCACCGTGCAGCCGATCCTGTCCGGCGGAAACAGACCCGGGGAAATTTATCCGCTCTGTTTATTTCCGTAACTTTAAGGGCGCGGCCGAAACCATTAGAGAAAATAACGCGCTTGGCGCCGTCTGCGCCCGGGTATGTCCCACGGAAAAACTCTGCCAGCACGGCTGTTCCCGTTCCGGAATTGATAAACCTATCGATATTGCCCGTTTGCAACGGTTTGTCACCGACTTTGAACGACAAACGCAGATGCAGATTTATCAGCCAGGTCGTAAAGATAAGGGCAAAGTTGCCATCGTGGGGGCGGGCCCTGCCGGCTTGCAGGCCAGTGTCACGTTGTGCAATCTGGGCTATGACGTCACTGTGTTCGAAAAAACGGCCCAACCCGGCGGTTGGTTGCGCCACGGCATTCCTGAATTCCGTCTGCCGCAATCGGTGCTGGACGCTGAAATTGCGCGTATTACGGAAATGGGGGTGACAATCCGCTGTGGCTGCGAGATTGGCAACACCGTCACGCTGGAGGCGCTCAAAGCTGAATATCACGCTGTCCTGCTGACGGTCGGCCTGTCAAAAGGCATGTCGCTGCCGTTGTTTAATGACGCGGGGACGGCAGAAATCGCCGTCGACTTTTTAAAACGCGCGCGTGGCAAGGCGGGTGGCATATCCGTGCCGCAAAGCGCGCTGGTGATTGGCGGCGGCGATGTCGCCATGGACGTGGCCAGTACGCTCAAAATTCTCGGCTGTGAATCGGTTACCTGCGTGGCGCGTGAAGAGCTTGCGGAGTTTCCGGCCAGTGAAAAAGAGTTCACCACCACCCAGGCGCTGGGCGTCTCTATCATTGATGGCTTTACGCCAACGGCAGTTGACGGAAATAAGGTCACCTTCAGGCACGTGCGCCTGCCTGGCGAGCTGTCTCTGACCGCAGAAAAAATTATCCTCGCCGTCGGTCAGCATGCCGGGCTGGAAGCCTTCTCCGGCATTCGGGTACAACGCAATACCGTCGACACTCAACATTACCAGACTGCAGTTCCGGGACTGTTCGCCGCTGGCGATATCGTCCAGGGAGATAAAACCGTGGTGTATGCCGTTAAAACCGGGAAAGAAGCCGCTCAAGCCATTCATCACTATTTAGAGGAGGCGTCATCATGCTAA
- the cynR gene encoding transcriptional regulator CynR translates to MLDRHTHYFLAVAEHHGFTRAAAALHVSQPALSQQIRQLEEALGVQLFDRSGRLTRLTDAGEVYLCYARSALQALEEGKRAIHDVEDLSRGTLRVAVTPTFTAWFIGPLLAKFYTRYPNVTLQLQELSQDNIEERLVNDKLDVGIAFDEIHSADIDAQPLLTENLALVVANHHPLAAQASVDLSVLNNEKLILLSAEFATREQIDRYCRQAGLQPQIHMEVNSISAVLELVRRTGLSTLLPAPIALQSNDLRAISLTPQLLERTAVLLQRKGAWRSAAARAFVAMAQEGVKTVKATR, encoded by the coding sequence ATGCTGGATCGACACACTCACTATTTTCTTGCCGTCGCGGAACATCACGGATTCACTCGCGCAGCGGCGGCGCTGCACGTTTCGCAACCGGCGCTTTCACAGCAAATCCGGCAACTGGAGGAGGCGCTGGGCGTTCAGTTGTTCGATCGTAGCGGGCGTTTGACCCGGTTGACCGATGCGGGAGAGGTTTATCTGTGCTATGCGCGTAGCGCGCTACAGGCGCTGGAAGAGGGCAAACGTGCCATTCATGATGTGGAGGATCTGAGCCGGGGGACCCTGCGCGTCGCGGTGACGCCTACCTTTACCGCCTGGTTTATCGGCCCGTTACTGGCCAAATTCTATACCCGCTATCCTAATGTGACTTTACAGTTGCAGGAGCTCTCGCAGGACAACATCGAAGAGAGGCTGGTCAACGATAAACTGGATGTTGGCATTGCTTTTGATGAGATTCACTCTGCGGATATCGATGCACAGCCGTTGCTGACTGAAAATCTGGCCCTGGTTGTGGCAAATCATCATCCGCTGGCGGCACAAGCGTCGGTGGATTTAAGCGTGCTCAATAATGAAAAGTTGATTTTATTGAGCGCGGAGTTTGCTACCCGGGAACAGATTGATCGTTACTGTCGTCAGGCTGGACTGCAACCGCAGATCCACATGGAGGTTAATTCCATCAGCGCGGTGCTGGAACTGGTGCGGCGCACGGGATTATCCACGCTATTGCCTGCGCCTATCGCGTTGCAAAGCAACGATCTGCGGGCCATTTCACTGACGCCACAACTGCTCGAACGCACGGCCGTATTATTGCAGCGCAAAGGCGCCTGGCGAAGCGCCGCCGCCAGGGCGTTTGTCGCGATGGCGCAAGAAGGCGTTAAGACGGTGAAAGCGACACGCTAA
- a CDS encoding YegP family protein: MAGWFELSKSTNDQFRFVLKAGNHQIIGASQMYASVQSRDAGIAPVKTNGSSKTIKEQIGF; this comes from the coding sequence ATGGCCGGTTGGTTTGAATTGAGTAAGAGTACAAACGATCAATTCCGTTTTGTATTGAAAGCAGGTAATCATCAGATTATTGGCGCCAGCCAGATGTATGCCTCCGTGCAATCGCGTGATGCGGGCATCGCGCCAGTAAAAACAAACGGCAGTAGCAAAACGATAAAAGAGCAGATCGGATTTTGA
- a CDS encoding DUF1062 domain-containing protein, which yields MHVTWTVSPVGYQRIAKRCPACNIKRDFIPSGAFRMNSQKKLLDVWSIYKCLHCDYTWNINLFSRLPVSRIDRDLFARIVGNDASAILLFAHDRQVLKRNNAELSGSPEFAVREQWRMTLARHQQVKVTIRLTTAFQVSLLSVMKKQLRLSTGEVARRIAEGKIRGITLRELKNRKIHETTHEFWMSPDAFYATRKIYIGVKR from the coding sequence ATGCACGTCACATGGACTGTCAGTCCCGTGGGATATCAGCGCATTGCGAAGCGCTGTCCTGCCTGCAATATCAAACGCGATTTCATCCCTTCCGGGGCTTTCAGAATGAATTCGCAAAAGAAGCTGCTTGATGTCTGGAGCATCTATAAGTGCCTTCATTGCGATTATACCTGGAATATCAATCTGTTCTCTCGACTCCCTGTCAGCCGTATTGACCGCGATCTTTTTGCGCGGATCGTTGGCAATGACGCAAGCGCGATCCTGCTTTTCGCTCACGATCGCCAGGTTTTGAAGCGAAATAATGCTGAGCTTTCCGGTAGCCCGGAGTTTGCTGTTCGCGAACAGTGGCGGATGACGCTTGCCCGGCATCAACAGGTGAAGGTCACTATCCGCTTAACGACCGCCTTTCAGGTCAGTCTGTTGTCGGTGATGAAAAAGCAGTTACGACTCAGTACGGGGGAGGTCGCGCGACGGATTGCAGAAGGGAAGATTCGCGGCATTACGCTGCGTGAGCTAAAAAATCGCAAAATTCATGAGACGACGCATGAGTTTTGGATGAGTCCCGACGCGTTCTACGCAACCCGAAAAATATACATCGGAGTGAAACGCTAA
- a CDS encoding basic amino acid ABC transporter substrate-binding protein codes for MFSQWIKAGCLMMALTGAAFAAQETYVVGAGGTYRPFEFENSQKQLEGFDIDIIKAIAKAENFDVKLVNTPWEGIFATLGSGDRDIIISGITITDKRKQMVDFSLPYFPAEQSIVVPADSKVSSLDSLKTEKVGVVNSSTGDIVVSGVLGKNSTAIKRFDNTPLMLQELFEDGVSAAVGDVGVVKYYIKQHPEKQFKLVPDAKFERQYFGIAVAKGNTELQQKINAGLKKIIADGTYDKIYKTWFDSEVPTLPSE; via the coding sequence ATGTTCAGTCAGTGGATAAAAGCAGGATGTTTGATGATGGCGTTGACCGGGGCCGCTTTTGCAGCACAAGAAACCTACGTGGTCGGCGCGGGTGGCACCTATCGCCCATTTGAATTTGAAAACAGCCAGAAACAACTGGAAGGCTTTGATATCGATATTATTAAAGCCATTGCTAAAGCAGAAAATTTTGATGTCAAACTGGTCAACACGCCGTGGGAAGGTATCTTTGCGACGCTGGGTTCCGGGGATCGCGACATCATTATCTCGGGGATCACCATCACGGATAAACGTAAGCAGATGGTGGATTTTTCTCTTCCTTATTTCCCGGCGGAGCAGTCCATTGTCGTTCCGGCTGATTCAAAAGTGAGTTCTCTGGACTCGCTGAAAACGGAAAAGGTTGGCGTCGTTAACTCCAGCACCGGCGACATTGTGGTTTCTGGCGTTCTCGGGAAAAACAGCACCGCAATTAAGCGTTTCGACAACACGCCGTTAATGCTGCAGGAATTGTTTGAAGATGGCGTCAGCGCGGCGGTTGGCGATGTTGGCGTGGTGAAATACTACATCAAGCAGCATCCGGAAAAACAGTTCAAGCTTGTGCCGGATGCCAAGTTTGAGCGCCAGTATTTTGGTATTGCGGTCGCCAAAGGGAATACCGAATTACAGCAAAAGATTAACGCGGGATTGAAGAAAATCATCGCTGACGGTACCTACGATAAAATTTATAAAACCTGGTTTGACAGTGAAGTCCCGACGCTTCCGTCAGAGTAA
- a CDS encoding carbonic anhydrase — MKEIIDGFLKFQRKVFPERAELFRRLATQQNPRALFISCSDSRLVPELVTQREPGDLFVIRNAGNIVPSYGPEPGGVTASVEYAVSALRVSDIVICGHSDCGAMTAIAGCHCLDHMPAVNHWLRYADSARVVNESRMHTSLAEKTASMVRENVIAQLANIQTHPSVRLALEEGRIALHGWVYDIESAEIAAYDGASRQFVSLAKNPDTCAMPYRQPSAA; from the coding sequence GTGAAAGAGATTATTGATGGCTTCCTGAAGTTTCAGCGCAAGGTCTTTCCTGAACGCGCGGAATTGTTCAGACGCCTTGCCACCCAGCAAAATCCCCGGGCGTTATTCATCTCCTGTTCGGACAGCCGCCTGGTTCCCGAACTGGTCACGCAGCGCGAGCCTGGCGATCTGTTCGTGATCCGTAACGCCGGAAATATTGTGCCGTCATACGGGCCGGAGCCCGGCGGGGTAACCGCCTCGGTGGAATACGCCGTCTCTGCGCTTCGCGTCAGCGACATTGTGATCTGCGGACACTCAGACTGCGGTGCGATGACCGCCATTGCCGGCTGTCACTGCCTGGATCATATGCCTGCCGTCAACCACTGGTTGCGTTATGCGGACTCCGCTCGCGTCGTTAACGAGTCACGAATGCACACCTCTTTGGCTGAGAAAACGGCCTCAATGGTGCGTGAAAACGTCATCGCGCAACTCGCCAACATCCAGACCCATCCCTCCGTGCGCCTCGCGCTCGAAGAGGGGCGCATCGCGCTACACGGCTGGGTTTACGACATCGAAAGTGCAGAGATTGCCGCTTACGACGGTGCCAGCAGACAGTTCGTCTCTTTGGCGAAAAACCCAGACACCTGCGCGATGCCTTACCGCCAGCCATCCGCAGCCTGA
- a CDS encoding amino acid ABC transporter ATP-binding protein: MIHIKNLHKHFGDNHVLRGIDCDIKPQEVVCIIGPSGSGKSTFLRCMNALETVTEGEVMVNGFAVHDRKTDLNKMRESVGMVFQRFNLFPHMTVLDNLMMAPQMLLGLSRRDATSRAEMLLEKVGLSDKRDAWPSRLSGGQQQRVAIARALAMNPSIMLFDEPTSALDPELVGDVLEVMKNLANEGMTMAIVTHEMGFAREVADRVIFIDHGIIQEEGSPDVLFTSPANPRTAEFLSKVL; this comes from the coding sequence GTGATCCACATTAAAAATTTACATAAACATTTTGGTGACAACCACGTTCTGCGCGGGATTGACTGTGATATCAAACCGCAGGAAGTGGTGTGCATCATTGGCCCGTCAGGGTCCGGGAAAAGCACCTTTTTACGCTGTATGAATGCGCTTGAGACAGTCACCGAAGGCGAAGTGATGGTGAATGGTTTTGCCGTTCACGATCGCAAAACCGATCTCAATAAAATGCGCGAAAGCGTGGGGATGGTGTTCCAGCGTTTTAATCTGTTTCCGCACATGACGGTGCTGGACAACCTGATGATGGCACCGCAAATGTTGTTGGGGCTCTCGCGTCGAGATGCGACCAGCCGGGCAGAAATGTTGCTGGAAAAGGTCGGATTAAGCGATAAACGCGACGCCTGGCCTTCACGCCTGTCGGGCGGTCAACAGCAACGTGTGGCGATTGCCCGCGCGCTGGCAATGAACCCCTCGATCATGTTGTTCGATGAGCCAACCTCGGCGCTGGATCCAGAGTTAGTGGGGGATGTGCTGGAGGTTATGAAGAATCTGGCCAATGAAGGCATGACCATGGCGATTGTCACTCACGAAATGGGGTTCGCCCGTGAAGTGGCTGATCGGGTCATCTTCATCGATCACGGTATTATCCAGGAAGAGGGATCGCCTGACGTGCTTTTTACATCGCCAGCGAATCCGCGAACGGCTGAATTTTTAAGTAAGGTTCTTTGA
- a CDS encoding dienelactone hydrolase family protein — protein MPTQRSDAVVILHEIYGINAHIHRTREMWRARGFDVYVPALFPHDAPYSYAQQDEAYRYFSIHVGFDPQPILTLLTTLRAQHRKLIVIGYSTGATLAWRVAGSGLCDGVICHYGSRIRQYSDELPHCPALMIMARHEPSFDPTALQQKLETLPLVQCHMYDAQHGFCDADSPGYLAWQARHAVADAIAFVDAVCG, from the coding sequence ATGCCAACCCAACGGTCAGATGCCGTCGTGATCCTGCATGAAATCTACGGCATCAATGCGCATATACATCGCACCAGGGAAATGTGGCGGGCGCGTGGTTTCGACGTCTACGTTCCCGCACTTTTTCCGCATGACGCGCCGTACAGCTATGCTCAGCAGGATGAGGCGTATCGCTATTTTTCAATCCACGTTGGTTTTGATCCACAACCCATCTTAACGTTGCTTACCACACTGCGTGCGCAACATCGCAAATTGATTGTCATCGGCTACAGCACCGGGGCAACGCTCGCATGGCGGGTCGCAGGAAGCGGCTTGTGTGACGGGGTTATTTGTCATTATGGCTCTCGCATTCGTCAGTACAGCGATGAGTTACCGCACTGCCCTGCGCTGATGATCATGGCTCGCCATGAGCCATCATTCGACCCTACGGCGCTACAACAGAAGCTGGAAACATTGCCCCTGGTGCAATGTCATATGTACGATGCACAGCACGGCTTTTGTGACGCAGACAGCCCCGGATACCTTGCGTGGCAGGCGCGCCATGCTGTCGCTGATGCCATCGCATTTGTTGACGCGGTCTGCGGATAG
- a CDS encoding formate/nitrite transporter family protein has protein sequence MVDHENDKLDKHSDELAVESEEKQDGKKIELDEDRLPSRAMAIHEHIRQDGEKELERDAMALLWSAIAAGLSMGASLLAKGIFHVELEGVPGSFLLENLGYTFGFIIVIMARQQLFTENTVTAVLPVMQNPTLSNAGLLMRLWGIVLLGNVLGTGVAAWAFEYMPIFNEETRDAFVKIGMDVMKNSPTEMFANAIISGWLIATMVWMFPAAGAAKIVVIILMTWLIALGDTTHIVVGSVEILYLVFNGTLHWSDFLWPFALPTLAGNICGGTFIFALMSHAQIRNDMSNARKEEARIAAQKRDNAQKKEEKQS, from the coding sequence ATGGTCGATCATGAAAACGACAAATTAGATAAACATAGCGACGAGCTTGCCGTCGAAAGTGAAGAAAAACAGGATGGGAAGAAGATAGAACTGGATGAGGATCGCCTCCCCTCGCGGGCGATGGCGATTCATGAGCATATTCGTCAGGACGGGGAGAAAGAGCTGGAACGGGACGCGATGGCATTGCTGTGGTCTGCCATCGCCGCCGGGCTTTCGATGGGGGCTTCGCTGCTGGCAAAAGGGATCTTCCACGTTGAACTGGAGGGGGTACCCGGCAGTTTCTTGCTGGAGAATCTCGGCTATACCTTTGGCTTTATCATCGTCATCATGGCTCGCCAGCAGTTGTTCACTGAAAACACCGTCACCGCCGTGCTGCCCGTCATGCAGAATCCGACGCTCAGTAACGCGGGCCTGTTGATGCGACTGTGGGGTATCGTACTGCTGGGGAACGTGCTGGGCACCGGCGTCGCGGCGTGGGCCTTTGAATACATGCCCATTTTCAACGAAGAGACCCGCGACGCGTTCGTGAAGATCGGCATGGACGTGATGAAAAATTCACCTACGGAGATGTTTGCCAATGCCATTATTTCCGGCTGGCTGATTGCCACCATGGTCTGGATGTTCCCGGCGGCGGGTGCAGCGAAAATTGTGGTGATCATCCTGATGACGTGGCTGATTGCGTTGGGCGATACCACCCACATCGTCGTCGGGTCAGTCGAAATTCTCTATCTTGTATTTAACGGCACGCTGCACTGGAGCGATTTCCTCTGGCCGTTTGCCTTACCCACGCTTGCCGGAAACATTTGCGGCGGCACCTTTATCTTTGCCCTGATGAGCCACGCGCAGATCCGCAACGATATGAGCAACGCCCGCAAAGAAGAAGCCAGAATCGCGGCGCAAAAAAGAGACAATGCGCAGAAAAAGGAGGAAAAACAGTCCTGA